The following proteins are encoded in a genomic region of Coffea eugenioides isolate CCC68of chromosome 6, Ceug_1.0, whole genome shotgun sequence:
- the LOC113776383 gene encoding protein CfxQ homolog — protein MQKLKDQRSRSSKPTTIHGLAQSGDLIAFQKLLRDNPSLLNDRNPVMAQTPLHVSAGYNNVEIIKLLLDWAGPEKVELEAKNMYGETPLHMAAKNGCNGAAKMLLAHGASIEAKANNGMTPLHLAVWHSLRAEDYSTVKTLLEYNADCSAKDNEGLTPLNHLSQSHGSEKLREILHKHLEEQRKRKAIEACSETQAKMDALENELSNIVGLDELKVQLRKWAKGMLLDERRRALGLKVGARRAPHMAFLGNPGTGKTMVARVLGKLLHMVGILPTDRVTEVQRTDLVGEFVGHTGPKTRRKIQEAEGGILFVDEAYRLIPMQKADDKDYGVEALEEIMSVMDSGKVVVIFAGYSEPMKRVISSNEGFCRRVTKFFLFNDFSSEDLAKILHLKMTNQVENSLLYGFKLHPSCSIDAVAALIDRETTEKQRQEMNGGLVDPMLVNARENLDLRLSFDCIDTDELLTLRLEDLEAGLVLLYQ, from the exons ATGCAGAAACTCAAGGATCAAAGGTCAAGATCCTCCAAACCCACAACCATACACGGGTTGGCTCAGTCTGGGGATCTCATTGCCTTCCAAAAGCTACTTCGTGACAATCCTTCTCTACTCAATGATCGAAACCCTGTT ATGGCACAGACACCACTTCATGTTTCTGCTGGTTACAACAATGTTGAAATAATTAAGCTTCTGCTTGATTGGGCTGGACCAGAAAAGGTGGAGTTGGAGGCCAAGAATATG TATGGGGAGACCCCACTGCACATGGCTGCTAAAAATGGATGTAATGGAGCTGCAAAGATGCTCCTAGCTCATGGTGCCTCTATAGAAGCCAAAGCAAAT AATGGCATGACCCCGCTGCATCTTGCTGTTTGGCATTCACTTCGAGCAGAAGATTATTCAACTGTGAAGACATTGCTCGAATATAATGCCGATTGCAGTGCCAAAGATAAT GAGGGTCTGACTCCTTTGAATCATCTTTCACAAAGCCATGGGAGTGAAAAATTACGTGAAAttctccacaaacaccttgaaGAGCAGAGAAAGCGTAAAGCTATTGAAGCATGCAGCGAGACTCAAGCAAAGATGGATGCACTGGAAAATGAGTTATCAAACATAGTTGGACTAGATGAGCTCAAAGTACAACTCCGAAAATGGGCAAAGGGGATGCTCTTGGATGAGAGGCGACGCGCACTTGGACTAAAAGTTGGTGCTAGAAGGGCACCTCACATGGCCTTCTTGGGAAATCCTGGAACAG GTAAGACTATGGTAGCACGAGTGCTTGGAAAATTACTCCACATGGTTGGAATTCTTCCTACCGACAGGGTAACAGAAGTGCAGCGAACAGATTTAGTTGGGGAGTTTGTGGGTCACACAGGACCAAAGACAAGGAGAAAG ATACAAGAAGCTGAAGGTGGAATTCTTTTCGTGGATGAAGCCTACAGACTCATACCCATGCAGAAGGCAGATGATAAAGACTACGGGGTGGAGGCTCTAGAAGAAATAATGTCAGTCATGGATAGTGGAAAAGTTGTTGTAATCTTTGCTGGCTACAGTGAACCAATGAAGCGTGTGATTTCTTCAAATGAAGGCTTCTGCAGAAGGGTAacaaagttttttctttttaacgaCTTCAGTTCTGAGGATCTTGCCAAGATTCTTCATCTTAAAATGACTAATCAAGTTGAGAATAGCTTGTTGTATGGATTTAAGTTGCACCCCTCGTGTAGCATAGATGCTGTTGCAGCACTTATAGACAGAGAAACAACTGAAAAGCAGCGCCAGGAAATGAATGGAGGTCTAGTAGATCCGATGCTAGTCAATGCAAGAGAAAATTTGGATTTGAGGCTCAGTTTTGACTGCATAGATACAGATGAATTACTTACACTTAGGTTGGAGGATTTAGAAGCTGGTCTCGTGTTGCTATATCAATGA